A stretch of the Xiphias gladius isolate SHS-SW01 ecotype Sanya breed wild chromosome 21, ASM1685928v1, whole genome shotgun sequence genome encodes the following:
- the LOC120807459 gene encoding green-sensitive opsin-like encodes MAWDGGIEPNGTEGRNFYIPMSNRTGIVRSPFEYPQYYMVDPIMYKLLAFYMFFLICTGTPINGLTLMVTAQNKKLRQPLNYILVNLAVAGLIMCSFGFTITITSAFNGYFILGATACAVEGFMATLGGEVALWSLVVLAIERYIVVCKPMGSFKFTGTHAAAGVAFTWIMAFSCAGPPLFGWSRYLPEGMQCSCGPDYYTLAPGFNNESYVIYMFVVHFFVPVFLIFFTYGSLVLTVKAAAAQQQESESTQKAEREVTRMCILMVFGFLVAWTPYATFTGWIFLNKGAAFTALTASIPAFFAKSSALYNPVIYVLMNKQFRNCMLSAIGMGGMVEDETSVSTSKTEVSSVS; translated from the exons ATGGCTTGGGACGGAGGAATCGAACCAAATGGCACGGAGGGCAGGAACTTCTACATTCCTATGTCCAACAGGACTGGGATTGTTAGAAGTCCTTTTGAATACCCACAATATTACATGGTAGACCCGATCATGTACAAACTTCTAGCTTTCTACATGTTTTTCCTGATCTGTACTGGAACTCCCATCAACGGCTTGACATTGATGGTCACAGCTCAGAACAAGAAGCTCCGGCAACCTCTCAACTACATCCTCGTCAACCTGGCTGTGGCTGGACTCATCATGTGCTCCTTTGGATttaccatcaccatcacctcAGCTTTTAATGGCTACTTTATTCTTGGAGCCACTGCCTGTGCTGTTGAGGGATTCATGGCCACACTGGGAG GGGAAGTTGCTCTCTGGTCTCTGGTTGTCCTGGCTATTGAGAGATACATTGTTGTGTGCAAACCCATGGGAAGCTTCAAATTCACTGGAACTCATGCAGCGGCTGGAGTCGCTTTCACCTGGATCATGGCCTTCTCATGCGCTGGACCCCCACTGTTTGGCTGGTCAAg GTACCTTCCTGAGGGCATGCAGTGCTCCTGCGGACCTGACTACTACACTCTGGCCCCGGGCTTCAACAACGAATCATACGTCATCTACATGTTTGTCGTCCACTTCTTCGTTCCTGTCTTCCTCATTTTCTTCACTTATGGAAGCCTTGTGCTGACAGTCAAAGCC GCTGCAGCCCAGCAGCAGGAGTCAGAGTCCACCCAGAAAGCTGAAAGAGAAGTGACACGTATGTGCATCCTGATGGTCTTTGGCTTCCTGGTAGCCTGGACACCATATGCCACTTTCACTGGTTGGATTTTCCTGAACAAGGGAGCTGCCTTCACTGCCCTGACTGCATCCATCCCCGCCTTCTTTGCAAAGAGCTCAGCTCTGTATAATCCTGTTATCTATGTGCTGATGAACAAACAG TTCCGTAACTGTATGCTGAGCGCTATTGGAATGGGTGGCATGGTGGAGGATGAAACCTCAGTATCAACCAGCAAGACAGAAGTATCCTCTGTCTCTTAA